A DNA window from Natronogracilivirga saccharolytica contains the following coding sequences:
- the gltA gene encoding NADPH-dependent glutamate synthase yields the protein MQIPRNQPNEQDPAGRITNFCEVSNGFDVRKALAETERCLECNDPVCMQSCPVNIDIPSFIQLMYQGDYDGAIRKIRESNYLPAICGRVCPQETLCESVCIVGKKREPLAIGKMERFLADYEAEQGTFTPPPVADPKGQSVAVVGSGPGGLTVAAELAQMGYDVTIFEALHEAGGVLKYGIPEFRLPKKIVDEEVDRVKALGVKVETNVIIGRTLTIDELFDEMGYSAVYIGTGAGSPRFLNIPGENLSGVYSASELLTRVNLMKAYKFPEYDTPLKIGNKVVVLGGGDVAMDAVRTSKRIGPEQTTLLYRRSREEMPARIEEVHHAEEEGIEFHFLTSPVAIHGDENGWVKAIECQRMELGEPDERGRRRPVPVEGSNFIIETDTVVVAIGQTPNPIIQHTTPGLETTDWGTIKADEKGATSRPGIYAGGDITRGGATVIQAVADGKNASRAIDEYLESLREASETEAAPTASGAAQGR from the coding sequence ATGCAGATTCCGCGAAATCAGCCGAACGAACAGGATCCGGCCGGGCGGATCACCAATTTTTGTGAAGTATCCAACGGGTTTGATGTGCGCAAGGCTCTGGCAGAAACCGAACGGTGCCTGGAGTGCAACGATCCGGTCTGCATGCAGTCCTGCCCGGTGAATATCGATATTCCCTCCTTCATCCAGCTGATGTATCAGGGCGATTACGATGGCGCCATTCGCAAGATCCGCGAATCCAACTATCTGCCGGCGATTTGCGGCAGGGTGTGTCCGCAGGAGACGCTCTGTGAAAGCGTATGCATTGTGGGGAAAAAACGCGAGCCGCTGGCCATCGGGAAGATGGAGCGGTTTCTGGCCGATTATGAGGCCGAGCAGGGGACCTTTACTCCGCCTCCGGTTGCGGATCCCAAAGGACAGAGCGTCGCTGTGGTCGGATCCGGTCCGGGCGGACTTACCGTTGCCGCGGAACTTGCCCAGATGGGATACGATGTCACCATTTTTGAAGCGTTGCATGAGGCCGGCGGCGTGCTGAAATACGGCATCCCCGAATTTCGTCTGCCCAAAAAGATTGTGGATGAAGAGGTGGACCGGGTTAAAGCGCTGGGCGTCAAGGTCGAAACCAATGTGATCATCGGCCGCACGCTGACCATTGACGAACTTTTCGATGAAATGGGATACAGCGCGGTCTATATCGGAACAGGCGCCGGTTCACCCAGATTTCTGAATATCCCGGGTGAAAACCTGAGCGGTGTCTACTCTGCCAGCGAACTGCTGACCCGGGTCAATCTGATGAAAGCCTACAAGTTCCCGGAGTATGACACACCGCTGAAAATCGGCAACAAGGTGGTGGTGCTGGGCGGCGGCGATGTGGCCATGGACGCCGTGCGTACCTCCAAACGAATCGGTCCCGAGCAGACGACCCTGCTCTACCGCCGGTCCCGCGAAGAGATGCCTGCGCGCATCGAGGAAGTGCATCATGCCGAAGAAGAAGGCATCGAATTCCATTTTCTTACCAGTCCGGTTGCCATCCACGGCGACGAAAACGGCTGGGTGAAGGCGATAGAGTGTCAGCGGATGGAGCTTGGCGAGCCGGATGAGCGCGGACGGCGCCGGCCGGTTCCCGTTGAAGGATCCAATTTCATCATTGAAACCGACACGGTGGTCGTTGCGATCGGACAAACGCCCAACCCGATCATCCAGCATACCACGCCCGGCCTTGAAACCACCGACTGGGGTACCATCAAGGCGGATGAAAAGGGTGCTACGAGCCGGCCCGGAATTTACGCCGGAGGTGATATCACACGCGGTGGCGCCACAGTCATTCAGGCTGTAGCCGACGGCAAAAATGCCTCAAGAGCCATTGATGAATATCTGGAGTCGCTCAGAGAAGCATCAGAAACCGAAGCGGCGCCAACGGCTTCGGGAGCGGCTCAAGGCAGGTGA
- a CDS encoding ImmA/IrrE family metallo-endopeptidase: protein MWIGESAGFDFRQLQPSQDPVEQFCDQVAAEFLVPEEAIDELWKEHTGFDQLARQFKVSQLVIARRALDLKKSPRRNFLTFMNNTNAS from the coding sequence ATTTGGATCGGTGAAAGTGCCGGTTTCGATTTTCGACAGCTGCAACCAAGCCAGGATCCGGTCGAGCAGTTCTGCGATCAGGTGGCCGCTGAATTTCTGGTTCCGGAAGAGGCGATTGACGAATTATGGAAGGAGCACACCGGCTTTGATCAGCTTGCCAGACAGTTTAAAGTAAGTCAGCTTGTTATTGCCCGCAGGGCTTTGGATCTCAAAAAATCACCAAGACGGAATTTTTTGACTTTTATGAACAATACCAACGCAAGCTGA
- a CDS encoding Gfo/Idh/MocA family oxidoreductase has protein sequence MPRLITGYDDAGKLLADPEINAVYIATPPHVHAELTRKAAEAGKPVYVEKPVARSYRECLEMIETCEQAGVPLFVAYYRRMLPDYRKIIELVDDGVIGEVRSVEIRMNKPAPSERQ, from the coding sequence ATACCTCGCTTAATCACCGGATATGATGACGCCGGCAAATTGCTCGCTGATCCCGAAATAAATGCCGTGTATATCGCCACACCTCCTCATGTCCATGCGGAACTGACCCGCAAGGCCGCTGAAGCCGGGAAACCGGTCTATGTCGAAAAACCCGTGGCACGATCTTATCGTGAATGCCTGGAAATGATCGAAACGTGTGAACAGGCGGGTGTGCCGCTCTTTGTTGCTTATTACCGGCGAATGCTGCCGGATTATCGTAAAATCATCGAGCTTGTGGATGACGGTGTGATCGGCGAAGTCCGCTCGGTGGAAATCCGTATGAACAAGCCGGCACCTTCGGAGCGGCAATGA
- the recJ gene encoding single-stranded-DNA-specific exonuclease RecJ, producing MSFRWNYIQPEHEEAISRLQKELGVPESIARLLSIRGIKTFEDARQFFRPDLESLHDPFLMKGMETGAERLAAAIRNSEKVVVYGDYDVDGTTATAIMHTFLKNFGLDVHFYIPHRFKEGYGIGRDGIDYAESIGAGLIVSVDCGITAVEETEYARSKGIELIICDHHNAGDKIPDAVAVLDPKQPGCPYPFKGLSGAGVGFKLIQATLVKLGLPPNVAHPYLDLVAISIASDIVPIVDENRILMREGLDRINKNPRAGIKALLDRIQLRGPELTTSHIVFSLGPRINAAGRMGDAAVAVALLISETPEEAGELASRLEKINLQRRSTDTRTMDEALKQIDGDSYGDAGSCLVLHDPDWHLGVIGIVASRLVDIYCRPTIMLSTVDGQIKGSARSINGFNIYDALKKCDDLLVQFGGHKYAAGLTIEEDQLEEFIKRFHDITGEMLSEQDFNPELLIDTELSLNEITQRFWKLLKQFEPFGPNNLKPIFVSRDVNLNTRPMIVGQGHLKMRISQSGAPAFEAIGFNMEKYAEPLRNAGSGSVDIAYTIEENTWNNKTSLQLRLKDIHIGGEQVPAAEKNNKQVLSK from the coding sequence ATGTCTTTCCGATGGAACTACATCCAGCCGGAACATGAGGAGGCTATATCCCGACTCCAAAAGGAACTTGGTGTTCCTGAGTCGATCGCGCGCCTGCTCAGCATTCGGGGGATCAAAACGTTTGAAGATGCGCGACAGTTTTTCAGACCTGACTTAGAAAGCCTTCACGATCCGTTCCTTATGAAGGGAATGGAAACGGGGGCTGAACGGCTTGCGGCGGCAATCAGAAACAGCGAAAAAGTCGTTGTTTACGGTGATTATGATGTGGACGGCACCACCGCAACAGCCATTATGCATACCTTCCTGAAAAACTTCGGACTGGATGTGCACTTCTATATTCCGCATCGTTTCAAGGAAGGATACGGCATCGGCCGTGACGGTATTGACTACGCCGAAAGCATCGGCGCCGGACTGATTGTTTCGGTTGACTGCGGCATTACTGCCGTGGAGGAGACCGAATACGCCAGAAGCAAGGGTATTGAGCTCATTATCTGTGACCACCACAATGCCGGCGACAAGATCCCTGATGCTGTGGCTGTTCTCGATCCCAAGCAGCCCGGATGTCCTTATCCCTTCAAGGGGTTGTCCGGAGCCGGTGTCGGTTTCAAACTGATTCAGGCAACTCTGGTCAAGCTGGGGCTGCCCCCGAATGTCGCACATCCCTATCTGGACCTGGTCGCCATATCCATCGCATCGGATATTGTGCCCATTGTCGATGAAAACCGCATTCTGATGCGGGAGGGCCTGGATCGCATAAATAAAAATCCGAGGGCCGGAATAAAAGCCCTTCTTGACCGCATTCAGCTGAGGGGCCCCGAATTAACCACCTCACATATTGTCTTTTCACTCGGGCCCAGGATCAATGCGGCCGGAAGGATGGGGGATGCCGCCGTTGCTGTGGCGCTGCTCATATCCGAAACACCGGAAGAGGCAGGCGAACTGGCCTCTCGTCTTGAGAAAATCAACCTGCAGCGACGCAGTACCGATACCCGCACGATGGATGAAGCGCTCAAGCAAATTGACGGTGACAGCTATGGCGACGCCGGATCATGCCTGGTTCTTCACGATCCGGACTGGCATCTTGGAGTGATCGGCATAGTTGCCTCGCGACTTGTGGATATCTACTGCCGTCCGACCATCATGCTCAGCACTGTTGACGGACAAATAAAGGGGTCGGCAAGAAGCATCAACGGTTTCAATATTTACGATGCGTTGAAAAAATGCGATGACCTGCTTGTTCAGTTTGGCGGTCACAAGTACGCGGCAGGTTTGACGATTGAAGAAGATCAGCTTGAAGAGTTTATAAAGCGGTTTCACGATATCACAGGTGAAATGCTTTCCGAGCAGGATTTCAATCCCGAATTGCTGATTGATACCGAGTTGTCGCTGAATGAAATCACCCAGCGCTTCTGGAAACTGCTCAAGCAATTCGAACCGTTTGGTCCCAACAATCTCAAACCCATTTTTGTCAGCCGCGACGTGAACCTCAATACACGTCCGATGATCGTCGGGCAGGGACATCTCAAAATGCGCATATCACAAAGCGGCGCACCGGCCTTTGAAGCGATTGGCTTCAACATGGAAAAATATGCCGAACCGCTGCGCAATGCGGGCTCAGGGTCCGTTGATATTGCCTATACCATAGAGGAAAACACCTGGAACAATAAAACCAGTCTGCAGCTTCGTCTAAAAGACATACATATTGGAGGCGAACAGGTTCCGGCTGCTGAAAAAAATAATAAACAGGTTTTGTCAAAATAA
- a CDS encoding THUMP domain-containing class I SAM-dependent RNA methyltransferase — translation MSQFLKSEIPLFVKTLMGLEDVLADELKTIGAKDIYTGKRGVSCVAGERTFYSILIHSRIAIRVLVRLQEGRVNNETELYEWVKTIDWHNYLTLKHTLAVDVVSFHPEMNHTVFLAQKTKDAVVDRFREEYDMRPSVEPKDPDVRINLHISKDGAAHIALDASGRSMNQRGYRKKTGKAAINEVLAAGLIAISGWDPETPFVDPMCGSGTLVIEAAMQAKQRAPALLNETFGIRRWPHFRETLWQSLIREARRLERRDVDWIYGNDIDKKALEACKANIRNAKLTHNIRLSNLPFDKFWIPKGNGVIISNPPYGEHIGDRSELKKLYEEIGRVLRYKAKGYKAWFITPDKEFRKSVPLKHGKKINVLNGSIPCEYISYSIGPKKELS, via the coding sequence ATGTCTCAATTTTTAAAATCTGAAATCCCGCTTTTTGTCAAGACACTGATGGGACTCGAGGACGTGCTGGCGGATGAGCTGAAGACGATCGGGGCAAAGGATATTTATACCGGGAAGAGAGGCGTGTCGTGCGTGGCGGGTGAACGCACGTTTTATTCCATCCTTATCCATTCGCGCATTGCCATTCGTGTGCTTGTGCGGCTGCAGGAGGGCAGGGTCAACAATGAAACCGAGCTTTATGAGTGGGTGAAAACGATTGACTGGCATAACTATCTCACACTCAAGCACACCCTGGCCGTCGACGTGGTTTCCTTTCATCCGGAGATGAACCACACGGTATTTCTTGCACAGAAAACCAAGGATGCGGTGGTAGACCGGTTCCGCGAAGAGTATGACATGCGTCCAAGTGTGGAGCCCAAGGATCCGGACGTCCGCATCAACCTTCATATCTCAAAAGACGGAGCGGCACATATTGCCCTGGATGCATCGGGCCGCAGCATGAACCAGCGTGGTTACCGGAAGAAAACGGGCAAGGCGGCGATCAATGAAGTTCTGGCGGCCGGACTGATCGCCATCAGCGGATGGGATCCGGAAACGCCGTTTGTAGATCCCATGTGCGGATCGGGGACGCTCGTCATCGAAGCGGCAATGCAGGCCAAGCAGCGTGCTCCGGCATTGCTGAACGAGACATTCGGCATCAGGCGCTGGCCCCATTTCCGCGAAACTCTGTGGCAGTCGCTCATCAGGGAAGCCAGGCGGCTGGAGCGAAGGGATGTGGACTGGATATACGGAAATGACATTGACAAGAAAGCCCTGGAGGCCTGCAAGGCAAACATCCGGAATGCAAAACTGACACATAACATCCGGTTGTCCAACCTTCCCTTTGACAAGTTCTGGATTCCGAAAGGCAATGGCGTGATCATCTCCAATCCGCCTTACGGCGAACACATCGGCGACCGATCCGAACTGAAAAAACTGTACGAAGAAATCGGCCGCGTACTTCGCTACAAGGCAAAGGGATACAAGGCCTGGTTTATCACACCGGATAAAGAGTTCAGGAAGTCCGTCCCCCTGAAACACGGAAAAAAGATTAATGTTTTGAACGGATCCATTCCTTGTGAGTATATTTCCTATAGCATTGGACCAAAAAAAGAACTTTCTTAA
- a CDS encoding Glu/Leu/Phe/Val dehydrogenase dimerization domain-containing protein, producing MAPTLTEKQPKHGFSVFDNMLKNEHEQVIMCSDPSSGLKAIIAIHNTILGPSLGGVRMWPYESEEAALKDVLNLSRGMTYKSAVAGLNLGGGKAVIIGNPKKDKKEAIFRAFGRYVEGLAGRYITAEDVGMSLQDMEWIRMETKYVTGISMALGGSGDPSPVTAMGVYMGMKSCAKKVYGSDSLEGRKISIQGAGNVSTHLVRLLHKEGAKLYITDIDEEKVERIVRETGAIAVDTDSIYDVDVDIFSPNALGGVLNENTIPRLKCDIIAGGANNQIEDESVHGPMLIERGMLYAPDYVINSGGVINVSNELEGYNRERAHEQAGRIYDTMTRILEYSETHNVPTYTASNSIAEMRLKQIGRVKSIYASRSHFTGRMGELVGRR from the coding sequence ATGGCACCTACCCTGACTGAAAAACAGCCCAAGCACGGATTCTCAGTTTTTGACAACATGCTGAAGAATGAGCACGAACAGGTGATCATGTGCTCCGATCCTTCTTCCGGGCTGAAAGCGATCATTGCTATACACAATACCATTCTCGGACCCTCTCTTGGCGGCGTGCGTATGTGGCCGTACGAAAGTGAGGAAGCAGCGCTGAAAGATGTTCTCAATCTTTCACGCGGTATGACATACAAATCAGCCGTGGCGGGACTCAATCTTGGCGGCGGCAAGGCGGTTATTATCGGGAATCCCAAGAAAGACAAAAAGGAAGCCATATTCCGTGCATTCGGACGCTATGTCGAGGGGCTTGCCGGACGGTATATCACCGCGGAGGATGTGGGCATGTCGCTTCAGGACATGGAGTGGATACGCATGGAGACCAAATATGTGACGGGTATTTCGATGGCCCTGGGCGGAAGCGGCGACCCATCCCCGGTCACAGCCATGGGTGTTTACATGGGGATGAAGTCCTGCGCCAAAAAAGTTTACGGATCCGATTCACTGGAAGGACGCAAAATCAGCATCCAGGGTGCCGGAAACGTCAGCACGCACCTGGTCAGGCTGCTGCACAAGGAAGGGGCAAAACTCTACATCACCGACATCGATGAAGAAAAAGTGGAGCGCATCGTTCGCGAAACAGGAGCCATAGCCGTAGATACCGACTCCATTTATGATGTTGACGTCGATATTTTCAGTCCCAATGCCCTGGGCGGTGTCCTGAATGAAAATACCATACCGAGGCTCAAGTGTGACATAATTGCCGGTGGCGCCAACAATCAGATTGAAGACGAATCTGTCCACGGGCCGATGCTCATTGAGCGCGGAATGCTTTATGCTCCGGATTATGTTATCAATTCCGGCGGCGTTATCAATGTCTCCAATGAGCTGGAAGGATACAACCGAGAACGGGCACACGAACAGGCCGGCAGAATATATGATACCATGACACGCATTTTGGAATATTCTGAAACGCACAACGTTCCTACCTACACCGCCTCAAACAGCATTGCCGAAATGCGTTTGAAACAAATAGGAAGAGTCAAGTCCATTTATGCTTCCCGGAGTCATTTCACCGGCCGGATGGGTGAGCTTGTCGGAAGAAGATAG
- the hslO gene encoding Hsp33 family molecular chaperone HslO: MNKEEFKHRDRLLKAISENGHYRIIVVKTTEIVRTARNNHNLSLLPTVLLGRTLTAALLLASNLKGEERIQIKLQGNGPVGSVTAEATSHGEVRGYVASPDAALDLANNEKLGDGIGIGLMTVSKVLYNKARPVTGTVDLVRGNVNEDLAHYLLQSEQVPSAVSLDVALDEHGDVAHAGGVLVQAMPGAEQEETERIENNIRHMPQIGEQLQSTYLDGILATVSEGMPVRELDRYPVDFFCRCSRERFQKSLALVNPDDLLKMNAETEELVCHYCGERYEFSGEEIEAIAHKAKLRQN, translated from the coding sequence ATGAACAAAGAAGAATTCAAGCATCGTGACCGGCTTCTGAAAGCCATATCAGAAAACGGTCACTACAGGATCATTGTAGTTAAAACAACGGAAATAGTCAGGACGGCCAGAAATAATCACAATCTGTCACTGCTGCCGACGGTGCTCCTGGGGCGAACACTGACAGCAGCACTGCTGCTGGCATCCAACCTCAAGGGTGAAGAGCGAATACAAATCAAGCTGCAAGGTAATGGTCCGGTCGGATCCGTCACTGCCGAGGCAACCAGCCACGGAGAAGTGCGGGGATATGTTGCAAGTCCCGATGCGGCACTGGACCTTGCCAATAATGAAAAGCTGGGAGACGGGATTGGCATCGGTCTGATGACGGTTTCGAAAGTGCTATACAACAAAGCGAGGCCGGTCACCGGTACGGTGGATCTTGTCCGCGGCAATGTGAATGAGGATCTTGCCCATTACCTGCTGCAGTCAGAGCAGGTCCCGTCGGCCGTAAGTCTGGATGTGGCACTGGATGAGCACGGCGATGTCGCGCATGCGGGCGGAGTGCTTGTGCAGGCCATGCCGGGTGCGGAGCAGGAAGAGACAGAGCGCATCGAAAACAACATCAGGCATATGCCTCAGATTGGCGAGCAGCTGCAAAGTACCTATCTGGATGGCATACTGGCGACCGTATCTGAAGGCATGCCGGTCAGGGAGCTCGACAGGTATCCGGTTGATTTTTTCTGCCGTTGCTCGCGGGAACGGTTTCAGAAGTCCCTGGCACTGGTCAATCCGGATGATCTGCTCAAAATGAATGCAGAAACCGAAGAGCTGGTTTGCCACTACTGCGGCGAACGGTATGAGTTCTCAGGAGAGGAGATCGAGGCTATTGCTCATAAAGCGAAGCTGCGGCAGAATTGA
- a CDS encoding M20 metallopeptidase family protein, translating into MNKLLKELRNKSFAFENELIALRRSLHRHPETGWSEYETSKTLKKYLAESGMPTPVTVAGTGFFIDITGEHEGPVIAYRADMDALPIQDRKEKPYASQRSGFGHLCGHDVHSTIAAGVARLLYMKRDELQGTVRVFWQPAEEISPSGAPRILKAGILDDIQAIYGIHCDPTVPGGYFSAQPGAETGSFDTFEITVDAESTTHSARPYEGKDTIWIAHQITQHLYQMIGRTSDVRKPAVLSICSFHGGDALNVIPHHVAFGGTLRTMNEQLRQQIREQMQEIIHGIGKLNGVECRVRFGGGAPSVINNYQMYRFIRGIVTGELGDDKFLDREQSIGAEDFAYYTERFPGLFMRVGTANSPDTSYPLHHSRFDVDESVISPTSALMSYTLVRHLKDHIFKRKASVNSAAASLYEQ; encoded by the coding sequence ATGAACAAACTGCTGAAAGAACTCCGGAATAAATCCTTTGCCTTCGAAAACGAACTTATTGCATTAAGGCGTTCACTGCACCGGCATCCCGAAACCGGATGGTCTGAATACGAGACCTCCAAAACACTAAAGAAGTACCTGGCAGAGTCCGGGATGCCTACCCCTGTAACTGTCGCAGGCACCGGTTTTTTTATCGATATCACCGGAGAACATGAAGGCCCGGTCATTGCCTACCGTGCTGATATGGATGCACTTCCCATTCAGGACCGAAAGGAAAAACCATACGCATCCCAAAGGTCCGGGTTCGGACATCTTTGCGGGCACGATGTCCACAGCACTATTGCTGCCGGTGTGGCCCGGCTGCTCTACATGAAACGTGATGAGCTGCAGGGAACGGTGCGGGTGTTCTGGCAACCGGCTGAGGAAATAAGCCCGAGCGGTGCTCCACGTATTTTAAAGGCGGGCATTCTGGATGACATCCAGGCCATATACGGCATCCATTGTGATCCTACAGTGCCCGGCGGGTATTTCAGTGCGCAGCCCGGTGCCGAGACGGGGTCTTTTGATACCTTTGAGATTACCGTCGATGCCGAGTCGACCACGCACTCCGCCAGACCGTATGAAGGCAAAGACACGATCTGGATTGCCCATCAGATTACCCAGCATCTCTATCAGATGATCGGCCGCACCAGCGATGTCCGCAAGCCGGCCGTTCTCTCCATCTGTTCATTTCATGGCGGGGATGCGCTGAATGTCATTCCGCATCACGTTGCTTTCGGGGGAACACTGCGCACCATGAACGAGCAGCTGCGTCAGCAGATCCGGGAGCAAATGCAGGAGATCATACATGGCATCGGCAAACTTAACGGCGTTGAATGCCGGGTCCGGTTCGGAGGAGGCGCCCCATCCGTCATAAACAATTACCAGATGTACCGCTTTATTCGCGGCATTGTCACCGGTGAACTTGGAGACGATAAATTTCTGGACCGGGAACAAAGCATTGGTGCTGAAGACTTTGCTTATTATACGGAACGTTTTCCCGGTCTTTTCATGCGCGTGGGCACGGCAAATTCACCGGACACATCCTACCCGCTGCATCATTCCCGTTTTGACGTTGACGAAAGTGTCATCTCACCAACATCCGCCCTGATGAGCTATACGCTTGTCCGCCATTTGAAAGACCACATATTTAAAAGAAAAGCCAGTGTCAATTCTGCCGCAGCTTCGCTTTATGAGCAATAG
- a CDS encoding HesB/IscA family protein — translation MSYTDNPVTTDKQSPVSLTQRAARQVRKIIEEEQIPENHLLRIAVEGGGCSGLSYALGFDNKTSDDEQYVTEGVQVIIDKRHLLYLSGISIDFSDGLDARGFVFNNPNATSTCGCGTSFSA, via the coding sequence ATGAGTTACACAGACAATCCCGTCACTACAGACAAACAATCCCCGGTCAGTCTGACACAGCGTGCTGCCCGGCAAGTCCGAAAAATCATTGAAGAGGAGCAGATTCCCGAGAATCATCTTCTGAGGATCGCGGTTGAGGGCGGCGGATGCTCCGGGCTGAGTTATGCACTGGGCTTTGATAATAAAACATCCGATGACGAGCAGTATGTTACCGAAGGTGTGCAGGTCATAATTGACAAGAGGCATTTGCTGTACCTGAGTGGGATCTCCATTGACTTCAGTGATGGTCTGGATGCCCGCGGCTTTGTTTTCAACAATCCAAATGCAACAAGTACCTGTGGCTGCGGCACCTCATTTAGCGCCTGA
- a CDS encoding helix-turn-helix domain-containing protein, which yields MTQQAHIHHSMSLRDLKNLIRSGEGLMLEFKRSISSPEKIAREIAAFANTHGGHLVIGVDDDRSIYGVESYHEQDFYLEQAAHELCSPALTYHMQVIPYYQREILHVYIEESDRKPVAVANGQGDAVYVRLDDQSVRASDEMTEILRSQSSNKGVTFHYGNNEQKLFRYLNEYPDITVDTYSNIADINRKKASQILVDLTSLGVLKLFKKNQTDVFTLAP from the coding sequence ATGACACAGCAAGCCCACATCCACCACTCCATGAGCTTGCGGGACCTGAAAAATCTGATTCGTTCCGGTGAAGGTCTGATGTTGGAATTCAAGCGCTCCATATCCTCCCCGGAAAAAATTGCCCGCGAAATTGCCGCATTTGCCAATACACACGGCGGACATCTGGTCATTGGTGTAGATGATGACCGCTCAATTTACGGCGTTGAGAGTTACCATGAGCAGGATTTTTATCTCGAACAGGCGGCGCACGAGCTCTGCTCACCGGCACTTACCTATCACATGCAGGTAATTCCCTACTATCAGCGGGAGATACTCCACGTCTACATTGAGGAATCCGACAGGAAGCCCGTAGCTGTCGCAAACGGACAGGGCGATGCCGTATATGTGCGCCTGGATGACCAGAGTGTGCGTGCAAGCGATGAAATGACTGAAATCCTCCGGTCACAATCATCCAATAAAGGGGTGACCTTTCATTACGGGAACAATGAGCAAAAACTGTTCAGGTATCTGAATGAATATCCTGATATTACCGTTGATACATATTCAAACATTGCCGATATCAACAGAAAAAAGGCGTCTCAAATTCTGGTAGACCTGACCAGTCTGGGTGTGCTTAAACTCTTTAAAAAGAATCAGACTGATGTTTTCACACTGGCGCCCTGA
- a CDS encoding NAD(P)H-dependent glycerol-3-phosphate dehydrogenase, whose product MIVSVIGAGSWGTALSMLLAGKGHHVRLWAREPEIVNSIQKHKKNSVYLSDLTLPENITSSGELGEVIRGSGLVVFATPSHTIRSMAEKVRPLLEGNERIVSVAKGIEMDTFLTMSQVLTEVLDGVIEEDHIGVLSGPSHAEEVSRGMPTTVVASSTSRNTAVFIQQTFMTPQFRVYINRDIVGVEVSGAVKNILAIAAGIADGADLGDNAKAALITRGLTEIRRLGITLGASQDTFSGLTGIGDLIVTCTSQHSRNRNVGYRIGKGEKLDDIITSMDMVAEGVKTTKSVYEWSRILNVTMPITEKVYQVLFEDVSPQDAVYELMTREPKEEVIF is encoded by the coding sequence GTGATTGTCAGTGTCATCGGAGCCGGAAGCTGGGGTACTGCCTTGTCCATGCTGCTTGCCGGCAAGGGCCACCACGTACGCTTATGGGCCCGCGAACCGGAAATCGTCAACAGCATACAAAAGCATAAAAAGAACAGTGTCTATCTCTCGGATCTCACACTGCCGGAGAATATCACTTCTTCAGGTGAGCTCGGTGAAGTCATCCGCGGTTCCGGTCTAGTGGTATTTGCGACCCCGTCACACACGATCCGGAGCATGGCCGAAAAGGTGAGGCCGCTTCTTGAAGGAAACGAACGCATCGTCTCTGTAGCAAAGGGTATCGAAATGGATACCTTCCTGACGATGAGTCAGGTGCTGACAGAAGTGCTCGACGGAGTCATTGAGGAGGATCACATCGGTGTTCTGTCGGGACCCAGTCATGCCGAAGAGGTGAGCCGCGGGATGCCTACAACGGTTGTTGCCTCTTCGACCTCCAGAAATACCGCGGTATTTATTCAGCAAACCTTTATGACGCCTCAATTCCGGGTTTATATAAACCGTGATATCGTCGGAGTTGAAGTTTCCGGTGCCGTAAAAAACATCCTCGCCATAGCAGCCGGTATTGCCGACGGCGCAGATCTGGGTGACAATGCCAAAGCCGCCCTGATTACACGGGGGCTTACCGAAATCAGGAGACTCGGAATTACTCTCGGAGCATCTCAGGATACCTTTTCCGGACTCACAGGCATCGGTGATCTGATTGTAACCTGCACCAGCCAGCACAGCAGAAACCGTAATGTTGGCTACCGGATCGGAAAGGGTGAAAAACTCGATGATATTATTACATCCATGGATATGGTTGCCGAAGGAGTCAAAACCACCAAATCGGTCTATGAATGGTCCAGAATCCTGAATGTGACCATGCCCATCACAGAAAAGGTGTATCAGGTGCTTTTTGAAGACGTTTCTCCGCAGGATGCCGTATACGAACTGATGACACGCGAACCCAAGGAAGAAGTCATTTTCTGA